The genomic interval AGGAAGTAGTTAGGTCGTAGTTGATAAATTTATAGGATTCCGGACGTTTCCAGAAGGTTTGGTTAAAAAGGTGGTTCTCTATAGATATTTTGTTTTTGTGTATTTTATCTAATTCATAATAGATTTTATCGTCATTTAGGCCTGAAAGATCAATTTTAAGAATGTCCTCCAGCGCGCTCTTTTTCGCCCAATGAGGAATGGAATAATGAGAACACGGATCGGTGCACCTGTTAATAGTCAGTATCTTTGCAATCATATTGGTAGGAAGGGCGCCTGCAGTGACATCGTAGTCAAAAGCCTGATCAAGCTGCCACTGGTTCCACAACTCATTAACAACGGCTATATCGAGATATGCCCTGCTTTCCAGGACTGCAACGTCTTTGAGCTGAGTCTGCAATTGATCTGTGTTTTCAACTGTTTTACATATCAGTTTGATTTGCTCGGCTTGAATATCGGAAAGTTTCCCGATGGGCCAAAGTATTCTTTTTCTGACCTTTTTGCCATCCCTGTAGGATTCGGCAATAGAGTAAGATTTATAGGTTTTCCCTTTGTATTTAGAATCGCTATAAGTAAGGTGCATAATGTAGTCCCAATATTCTTTGACTACACTATCATTAATAAAATATTTTGTCAAGTCAGTATTTATAGGGTTATAAAGGATTTGTATTAATAAATAGGCCATTTATTCTGCGACTACATATTATTTTGAATTTGTGGAAACCCGCTTAAAATAAGGATTTTGTTGAAATCTTTCCGGAAAGGGGGATATACTACGAGATATTTTGTGACATAAGAGACGCCATATCGCGGGAGAAAGAAGCAAATTAAGGGTGGCTCAAGGACTAAAAAAATAGAATTAATTAATGGAATGAATGCAGGATGGAAGGATCTCTATTACGGTTTATGAGGTTGCTTCGGAAAAGACCCTTGCAATGACAAGCTGATACCCTTGTAATGACAAAATAAGTCACCAGTCATCATGTTTCATTTGCAACACCCAGAAACTATGAAAATGGGTTTATAGCCATATCATATTGCAGTACATGTACTTGAGCTATTTTTTGTAGTCTTATTTTCGAGCCAGATGACTGGTTTGGCAGGTTTAATTGTAATTTAGATGCATCAGGTTGTGTGTTTGGATGCTACGTAGACGTAGCAAATGATGAGAGAATAAAAGGAGGTATTCCGAAAGACCGATCACTTGAGAATAAACGACTTACCGGCAAAAATGATATTCGGGAATATGCTTAGAAGTCTTCGTAAATAACTTGAACAGATTAAAAGACCGCTGTATCGCAGATGCACGGTTAGCAAAGAGACATTATATAATCAAACACGGGAAAGGAGTATATCATGCAAGGCAACGAGTTGATAGAAGTTGATACAAACGTCCGTCTCCACATACGGGACTGGGGGCAAGGCAAGACAATCGTGTTCATTCCAGGATGGCCACTAAGCCTTGAGATGTATGAGTACCAGTTTACGCAGTTGCCTAAGCATGGTTATCGTTGCGTGGGTATTACGCTGCGCGGCTTCGGCAAATCGTCCAAACCCTGGGGAGAATATACCTATGATGTCTTTGCGGATGATGTCAGGAAGGTGCTGAGGCGCTTGACCTGCGCGACGTCACACTGGCCGGTTTTTCAATGGGTGGTGCTATTGCCCTGCATTACATGGCCCGCCACAAGGGGGAGAGAGTATCAAAACTGGCTCTCTTTGGTGCGGCAGCACCGAGCTTCGTCAAAAGACATGGTTTCCAATACGGCCTGGAGTCAGCAGCCGTTAATGGTTTTATAGAGTTGTGCTATGCAGATAGAGCAAAGCTTAATGAGGATTTTGGCAAAATCTTTTTCCGCAGCGAGAATGCAGTGAGTCCGAAGCTTGGCGAGTGGTTTCACAATATGGGAATGGAAGCATCTCCTCATGCTACCGCAGCCAGTCTTATTGCACTGCGGGATACTGATCTGCGTGGTGACATGGCAAAGGTCAACGTGCCGACTATGATTTTACACGCCACGCAGGACAAGATATGCCTTTTTGAACTGGCGGAAGCAATGGCGGCAGGAATTAAGGGGGCAAAACTGATAGGATTCGAGAAAAGCGGGCATGCCCTGTTCTACGAAGAGAAAGAGAAGTTCAACAAGGAGCTTGCGAACTTTGTTGGCTAATGCGGTATGTTTTAGTTGATACCAATTTCGGGGGTACTAATGAAGCCCCGTTACCTCGGAAACAAAAGAGCTTTTAATAGGAGCATTCCCGATTTTTTGTAACCGTTTGTGTGATTAGGGCAAAACAAGGCTGCCAGGGGTTAATACTACTTTACGTTTCATTAAAACATGGCAGAAGTCACAAAAAACCAGGAATGCACCTGTATCAACCCCACAAGGGCATGAAAGCTGCAGGGATATGGCAAGCTTGTCCCCCGCTGGCGGGGGATTAAGGGGGTGGAATTGTCTGCGGAGCGTGGGAAAGAGGGGCGAATTCGTTTTCATAATAAAGGGGTAGTTGAATCGGTGGAGAAATCCAGTCCACCCCCTGCACCCATAAGCGCTAACTTGTTTTAGGTATGCTCGAAGTATTTTGATATCTGTGTTTTTCGGATTCTTGTATTTTCTGCTAAAGAACAAGCAATGTCATTCCAGCACTTAAGAACTTCCTGTAATGATAACGCTGGTTCTATAGCCCGTTTTACTTGATTAAGCATAAAAGCAAATTCACGCCATTTGCTTTTAGTCTTCTTGCTTGACAATGAAGTATCCCCAGGGGGAAAAAGACGTAGCAAAATCTATTAGTTTTTCTGTCAAAAGAGCAACGAATAGTTTGCCATAAAGCCAAGCTTTTGAGCTATCATCATCGTATTTAGGTAAGTGTCCAAATTGTGCTATTTGTTTAAATCTTTTAAAGACCAGTTCAATTTGCCATCGAACTCGATACCATTCTAAGATATCAAAAGCGGTAAATTGATTTTCAGGAAACGTTGTGAATACTATTACGTACTTGGCATAAATAAGGGTCTCCGGTTTTAGTTCAATGCCCTTTTTGCTTGCATGTCTTTTAAGTTTTTTATGAGCTATTTTAATGGCTTCTTCTGTTTTGTGTATTATACAAAGACGACCTTTGACATATTCAGTATTATCAACGTTTGGAATAAAAACGTTCCATGATTTTATAGCAAGGGGTCTTTTTAAATATTGGATTTCTTTCAATAAAGGAAAGGGTTTCTTTTCTTCGCCGAATATCCGTAGAGATTGCGAATTAACTCTAACGCTAAGATAAGCGCCTTTCCTTGTTGCATGATGAATTCCTTGGCCAGTACAGTAACCTCTGTCAGCTATAATATAATCATCTTTTTTCATCGGAAACTGCCGAAAAGATTCTCCTGTGCCTTCTCCTTCAGTTCCCGTAAGTTTAAAGAAATCGCAAGATAATGAAGGAACCTCAATACTATAATGAATGCGCCAAAGACTTCCTGTTTTCCCAGGTTCCTTTACTGTTGTTGCATCAAATAAGCGAAGATGAAAATTATTCCGTTTATTAATTTGGAGGCCACGCTCACGGAATAAAGATAAACATAATTTATATAGCCATTCTTTGCTCTTTTTTAATCGCTTTAATAAGGCAACATCGGATAAATCTGCTAAGTTAGCACGCTTGGCTCGAACTACTGTTTCACGCAATGAATAGCCACATCCTAAATGAATTAATAATGTTCGAAGAAGCTTTTCTTCAGATTTATCCTTGCGCAAGCCTTTTAAAGCATTTGTATCAACGGCTAAACTTTTCCAATCGTTTGGGAAGAAAGTTCTTAGAAGATCCCAATCTTCTCTCATCATGGCTTTATCCTCCTATAGAGTGATTAGCGGGATAATTAACATAAAAATACCATGATGAATAAAATTTGTCAATAAAACAAGTTAGCGCTTATGGGGCAAGGGGTGGATGCTAATCCCTTTAACCACTTATAAAGTTTGAACCGAATAATTATAACGAAAGGGAAGCGGGAGCTTCCAATGCACTTGCGTTCCCAAGCCGGAGCTTGGGAACGAGGGTATTAATAAGAAAAATATTCAATATTCAATTCTCAAATTTTTGCTCAGAACAAGTGACAAATAAATTCCAGATGCCAAACAGGAATTTTGTGATTTGGGCATTGGAATTTTACCGCAATACGTGGCCCCATCATACGCATAAACCCATAAGTTCAGGTTTGCAAACCTGAACCCGCCGGGAGTTATGGGCTGTCAAAGTGAAGCTGACGTCAAAACCCTCTTTACAGGACTTCGACAATCTTAACCGTGCTGCCGATCTGATTGAAGCGGATATACGGGTACTTATCTCCCAGACAACCCAGTCAGCAGCAGGAAAGACACACATTTCATGCCCCTTGCCAGTCTTGTTGAAAATACTCGTTGAACGATAATATATATCAGGTAAAATTTAAAAGGTATTTCTTGTGCTAATCTATATTTGTGAAACACCTTAGTTTTTTGAAACCGTAGGGGCGAAGCATTTGCCATAACTGGCATACATGCATTCATGCCCAAACGGGCAAATGCTTCGCCCCTACATCGTGCGGCAAACAATGTAACTATTGGAATTTTTCAAAAAACTAAAATGTTACATATTTGTTATTTTACCTAAAACACTCGCAATAAAAGGAACATACATAATGTTACAGGGAATCATATTTGATATGGACGGCACACTTACCAAGCCCAAAGTGGATTTCGCAGCCGTTGAAAGAGACATTGGCGCAAAGGTTGGGTTTATTTTAGACTATGCAGAACAATCCAGTCCTGAAGAACGCGCAAGGGCAATGGGTATCCTTGAGCGTTTTGAGGAACAAGCGGCAATGGAATCGGAACTCAATGAAGGGGTAACAGAGATGCTGGAATTTTTGCAAAAGAAACAATTAAGAACAGCTCTTTTAACCCGCAACTCTCGCAAATCGGTCGATACCGTTCTTAAGAAACACAACCTGCATTTTGAATTTATCGTAAGCCGTGACGACGCCAAGCCAAAACCGGATCCGGATCCTATTTTTCTGCTAAGCAAAATGATGAATATCCATACAGACCATTTATTGATGGTTGGAGACTATAAATACGATATTATGTGCGGCAAGGCGGCGGGGACGCGAACGGTTCTTTTGCGTTACAAAGAGTATGTCGAAACAGAGGTAATACCTGATTTTGAAATAGATTGTATTAAGGACATCGTACACATCATAGAACATTTTGAAAAGGCAAAGTTAAACACACATGGGAAAACGAATTTTTAACAGCACTATTTTCAGCCTATTTGCTTCTGCGCTAATTATTTTTCTCGTTAACAGGGCTTCTCTTTGCAGCGAACAGGCAAAACGCAAGACGCTGGACGAAGTTCTCCTTGCAATAGAAAAGGCAGACGGCGAATTCAAAACCATGAGGGCCAATATAGCGATCACCAGAACCATTCCACTGCTGGATTCCACGGAAGTATCCAGAGGAAAGATGCAATATAAAAAACCCGACCGGTTACATTTAAAATTTGACCCTCCCCGCGATGAGGTAAACATTATTGACGGAAAACACCTGTGGATATATCATCCAAAAGCAAAGCAGGTCGAAAAATATGCTGTAAATAAAGGAGAACATACCGCACAGAACATACATTTCTTTGGGTTTGGTTATGGAGAATCGGTAGCTTCGGCGAAAAAAGACTACACAATTTCCCTGGCAGATACAATGGAGGCCGGTAAGAAATGTTTTTATGCGCTTGATTTAACCCCCAAAAGCACTTCATCCCAATATGCAAAAATTCGCCTGTGGATAGAGGAAGGGGTATGGCTGCCGGTAAAAATAGAATTGCATGAAAGCGGCGGTGAAGTGGTAAATTTGATTGAATTTGAGAGCATCACGCTCAACAGCCGGATGTCTGATAAACTCTTTATGTTTGATCCCCCGAAAGGAGTGGAAATTATTGAACCGTTTTAGCAAAACCCTGTATTCCTTTCTCTTCTGTACTGCAAATGTATAAAACCTTGCTTCCGGGTTGCGGCCACCCCACGCCTTGTTCTCCGCATTCCCGAAAACAATGTATCAACTCGTTCTTTTAACTCTTTCTTCCCCCATGAGTGTTTCAAGAAGAGGCTTGTTTTGTACTGCAACGTCTTTGTAATAATTCAGTGTCTTTAGCCTTTCATGTTTTAATATCTCACCCCCCTCAAGCCTCTCAATTGCCTTTCGGTTCATGTACGCTATTTCATATAAGGGGTCGATTTCCAAGGCCTTATCAATGGCGGATAACGCAAGTTCTTTCTTTCCTAAATGCGCATAGCACAAACCTATATTCCCCCACGACTGTGCATGCCCGGCGACCATTTCCGTACATTTTTTAAAACCGCACAGGGCGTCTTCTCATTGAGCATTATCCATATGGGAAAATGCCTCATGAAATTTCCTTTCTCCTTCGAGGTATTTATTTAAACCGACTCCATGATGTTTCATTATATGTTCCTCGCTTTCAAGAAGCATATGCCTTGCCGCCTTCACAAACTCACTATCCTCTTCACCGATAATCACTATTCTTTTCAATGTTCTCAAATAGTTTACCATGTCAGATATTTTCAGCATCGCTACCGCCTTGTTATAATGCGCCTGGACAAAATATGGAAAAATTTCAATTGCCTTATCAAAGTGTAGTATT from Candidatus Kuenenia stuttgartiensis carries:
- a CDS encoding IS4-like element ISCku3 family transposase, with product MMREDWDLLRTFFPNDWKSLAVDTNALKGLRKDKSEEKLLRTLLIHLGCGYSLRETVVRAKRANLADLSDVALLKRLKKSKEWLYKLCLSLFRERGLQINKRNNFHLRLFDATTVKEPGKTGSLWRIHYSIEVPSLSCDFFKLTGTEGEGTGESFRQFPMKKDDYIIADRGYCTGQGIHHATRKGAYLSVRVNSQSLRIFGEEKKPFPLLKEIQYLKRPLAIKSWNVFIPNVDNTEYVKGRLCIIHKTEEAIKIAHKKLKRHASKKGIELKPETLIYAKYVIVFTTFPENQFTAFDILEWYRVRWQIELVFKRFKQIAQFGHLPKYDDDSSKAWLYGKLFVALLTEKLIDFATSFSPWGYFIVKQED
- a CDS encoding HAD family hydrolase — protein: MLQGIIFDMDGTLTKPKVDFAAVERDIGAKVGFILDYAEQSSPEERARAMGILERFEEQAAMESELNEGVTEMLEFLQKKQLRTALLTRNSRKSVDTVLKKHNLHFEFIVSRDDAKPKPDPDPIFLLSKMMNIHTDHLLMVGDYKYDIMCGKAAGTRTVLLRYKEYVETEVIPDFEIDCIKDIVHIIEHFEKAKLNTHGKTNF
- a CDS encoding LolA family protein; this translates as MGKRIFNSTIFSLFASALIIFLVNRASLCSEQAKRKTLDEVLLAIEKADGEFKTMRANIAITRTIPLLDSTEVSRGKMQYKKPDRLHLKFDPPRDEVNIIDGKHLWIYHPKAKQVEKYAVNKGEHTAQNIHFFGFGYGESVASAKKDYTISLADTMEAGKKCFYALDLTPKSTSSQYAKIRLWIEEGVWLPVKIELHESGGEVVNLIEFESITLNSRMSDKLFMFDPPKGVEIIEPF
- a CDS encoding tetratricopeptide repeat protein, whose translation is MVAGHAQSWGNIGLCYAHLGKKELALSAIDKALEIDPLYEIAYMNRKAIERLEGGEILKHERLKTLNYYKDVAVQNKPLLETLMGEERVKRTS